The nucleotide sequence GGGGTGGAAGGTGATGTACCATGGAGCTGGGCAGATGATGGAGGATGGGTGAGCCCCATGCGGGACCTCTGAGGTAGGGCATCAGCATCGTTGTTGGGCTCATCCAACTCCTGGCTCTTGGTTGCTATAAAGTGGCTGACTCTTAGTAGGCATGATCTCATGCCCTCACGGTAGTTATGCTGCTTCCTCTTGCAGGGGGACCTCTGCTCTTCCCCACCCTCTTTGAAGTGGCCTCTTTTCATTTGCTGATTCTGTTGTTCTCCTTCAGGCTCTGTCCTCAGGAAGTTGACCACACTCTCCAAAATCTCTGCCTTTTCCACCTTGGGATTCTTCAGTTTCTAAATAAACAAGTACAAAATAAATACATCTGAAAATACTCAGAAAAAAGACACAGATGTGACAGAAAATGCGAAATGACCAtagataacatattcatggttaAAATTAAATTAATAATCTATATTAGGGAAAATAGACCATCTTCACCTCATTACTTGTGTTCTCCAACAACAAAAGTCGTAAAGTTTCCAGACTGTGGTTGATACGATCTCTCCTCCGTTTCTCCATGAGGGGTTTGGGGACCTGAACATATAAATCCCTGAGTTAGGCCGATTCGTTTACTGACGTATAAAATTGAATGACAAAAACAGGATATCCCCGGAGATTATGTGCGTGAAGTGAAAAGAAAAAGACCAACAGAAAGTAGCCTAAAACCATCGGATTCAATTATATTGTAatgaaccctcgaccttctaacctgaggtccggcgcgctatcgactgtgccgcaaaagcatgcccgtgcggcagagtcgatttccgcgcttataaacccagggtcgttacactactccctcctttcaaagagcgcgtcctcgcgctagcctgcgactctacgtcttacaggaacgcgctcaccggccaagcaaacgcactgtcgtggatgcaaggtccgatcacttctgacaccaatgtaatgaaacaggcagggagcaggtctcgaaccctcgaccttctagcccgaggtccggcgcgctatcgactgtgcgcaaaagcatgc is from Salvelinus namaycush isolate Seneca chromosome 17, SaNama_1.0, whole genome shotgun sequence and encodes:
- the her5 gene encoding hairy-related 5 — translated: METVLPDQKDVRRVPKPLMEKRRRDRINHSLETLRLLLLENTSNEKLKNPKVEKAEILESVVNFLRTEPEGEQQNQQMKRGHFKEGGEEQRSPCKRKQHNYREGMRSCLLRVSHFIATKSQELDEPNNDADALPQRSRMGLTHPPSSAQLHGTSPSTPDQTPLARQQLPQPHPGPGLRTGLGNIERLSPSKPYMEHSDSVWRPWPQQ